GGCAGCTCCAGCAATGCCACGGCCTCCTGGTGGGACATGCACTCCAACACCAACTGGCTGAGCACCCAGCCCCAGTCGgatggcctgcagggctccctccagTCCATGCCCACCCAGtcttccctcagcccccagctgccTAGCTACAGCTCCGACTTCACCCCCTTGAATCCTGCCCCATACCCGGCAGTGGGCatcacctcctcctcccacctaCTCCCCTCCAGCCAGCACATGCTGTCCCAGGAGATGTACAAGCCCAAGCCGGTGGCCAACAACTCCCTGATGGAGAGCGGGATTGGACTGAAGGCGCCGCGCGGTGGTTCTTTCGGGGGCACCACCGGCCGCTCGACATGCGACTGCCCCAATTGCCAGGAGCTGGAGCGCCTGGGTGCCTCGGCCGCCAGCCTCCGGAAGAAGCCCATCCACAGCTGCCACATCCCGGGCTGCGGGAAGGTGTACGGCAAGGCCTCGCACCTGAAAGCCCACCTGCGCTGGCACACGGGCGAACGCCCCTTCGTGTGCAACTGGCTCTTCTGCGGCAAGCGCTTCACGCGCTCGGACGAGCTGGAGCGCCACGTCCGCACCCACACCCGCGAGAAGAAGTTCACCTGCCTGCTCTGCAACAAGCGGTTCACGCGCAGCGACCACCTCAGCAAGCACCAGAAGACCCACACCGAGATGGGGGCTGCCAAGCCCCCCGAGGGGGAGGCTGAGCGGGAGGAGGCGGCCACTGGGGGCTCGCCCGGTGCCACCATGCAGGAGGGCTTAGCCAGCGATGACAAGGACACCACCAGCCCCGAGCAGAGCAGCTTGCTGGAGATCTAAGCCGGAGGGTCTCCTCCGGCTCATccttctcctccttttcctcccttttttaatcttcccccctccctctctgagATAATTTATTTCCTGGGGCACTGgcagctcctgtgctgctgcaggggtgggcgTAGTGATGGGATCGTCCCCTAGCCCTTGCCCCTCGTCCCCAGCTTGGGGTCCGATGAGGCTCAGGAAGGTTCAGACAACCTTGGTGCCTGCAATTTGAACGTGCTGCCATGAAGAGGCACCCTCAGCCCCTCGCCCTTCAGGACAGGGTCTCTGGGAGAGACATTGGAGGTATCTACACCAGCCAGtgccaagggcagggcagggggatgctgTCTCCCCCAACTGGTGCCACCCATTGTGGGCTCTGTCCTGCAAAGCACACTGGAAAGCCAAAAGGGGACTCAGCCCTGTGGTTGGGGCGCAGTGAGTGCTTTGCTGGATCCTGTCTCTCAGCCAcaggcaggattgggccctcagTTCCCCAGAGCCTTTGCAGCCAAGCCAGATTCGGGGGTCCAGGGGTGAGGACCTGAAAGCAGCCGTTCTCCTCCATCCGCTGTGCCCAGAAGGGCCCGCGAGTCACGCCGCAAAGACCCCAGGGGAAATTCCCACCTTCCTGCCTTATCCCCAGCATATTTAATCAAGAAGCGTAGGAATTATATTTATGTCTTAAGTTATGATGATGCTttaagggaggggggaggagcatTTCCAGGAAGCCTTTGTATTTATAACataggattttttgggggggaggccCCAGGTTTAACGAGGGTCTCTATTAATTGGCAATATCAGTTGGGGCCTCTATAGTAAAGCTGACGTGCTTTTAGCCCTGCTTCTTTATGGTGGCGGAAGGCCACAATCCCAGTTGGTGTcattccccttcctcttcccccccaatcaaaccttttggggttttttctccctcttttttccccGTCAGGAATATTAAAAAGAGCTCAGGGACAGGTTCCTGATTGGTTAGCATTCAAATTGGAGCCAGATTTACTCAACACCCGTGTAGGGGCATCAGTACAAGTGGAAGCTCCCAAAGAGCTTTGCGGTCGCACTGTCCCATCTCCCGAGGCGCCTGTTCGGGAGCTGAGCGCATCGAAACATTGCAGTCATCCTATCGGCTCCTCCTTGCTTTTCCATCCTTTATGGCTGGGGGCTCTCTGGGTGTTTACTGTGAGCGGAGGCACGTCAGGAGAGGCACATCTTTAACAATAACTTCCTTTCTCCAGGGTGTTATTAGCCCTCAAAGTTAAATAGCTGTTCACAAGAAGATTGgctaaggggaggaggaaagtctcttccctctctctgttgctcatttttttctctctggtgATGTCGGTGTCTCACTCATTCTCCAGACACTGAGTCTTTCAGCGCAGAGAGGAGCTGAATTAGATTTCCAGCCCTTTAGGCACCtatttggcttttattttatgtttgttttataTCTGTGCAACATCTAGTACAATGGGGCATCGGTCCAACCGGGAACTCAGAGGTActaccacaatacaaataattatCATAATGACTTTAGTGTAAAAAAATAACCAGAATATTCCCCCcccatatttcattttttttcatcccttccccacctcatcCATCATAAAGGGGCACgagccagggtttttttccttgtgaGTCACCTTTCCCAGAGGGTCTCTGTTAATGCTGTGGAAGTCTGTATAGGTTAATGGAGGAGAAGTTTTTTACTAATGAGCATCTGGTTGTTATAAGGGATGTCTACGGGGATGCATCAATGGAGGACGTTCAGCTGGCGCTGCTTCGGTGCTGGAGTGCTCTCGGTGCAGAGagagggctgtgtgtgtgtgtgcatgtcactTGTCCTGTCTCACACACACGTGCCCCCGTGtgatctcccctccccccgcacacgTTCACATGCTTGTGCATGTCTGCGCACACTTGCTGGCCTCCCGGCAGCCCCTGTGATCTGGAACACACTGAAACAAGCTCAAGACCCTACACAGTCATTTCCCCAGGCCCGATTCTGACTGACGACAAGCATCTGTGTGATGCTGacccagcccccagggcccttCCCACTGCACCTTCTCTGCATCAGATGTGGTGCCCCACTCTTCGCAGGCAGATCTGTCCCAGGGAGCTACTCTCAATGCCTGAGATCAAACagtcccctctcttcccttcccttcctgactgccctctccacacacccccaGACAAACTGCAAGCATCTTCCCTTCACTGCAGCCTTGGActcccctggaaaaaaaagaagaggggtTCCAGAGAAATGGCCCAACATatttggtttggatagggatgatcctgcttcaggcagggggttggactggacgtcccttccagccctaggtCTATGTGATTCTGCATACCCCAGGGAAGGGGCTTCTTGGCTTTTCTGTTCCCTGCAATACAGCCTGACCCTGCTGTCCTCCCAGAAACACAGCAACAACTTCCAAAGAGCTCAGGGCTAGATCCTTCTGCCATTTCCAGCTTTCATTCATTTAGTGcaatattggatttttttttgtaattgagCTTCTATTCCAATAATTACAATTCCTGGTGCAAAACCTAGCCCCTAACAATCCCCGGCTGTCTTAATGGTGAGCTGGAACCCTGTAAGAGAGGCAGATTTGAACAAAGGCTTCCTTTCTCCAGCGTGTTAGTCCTTGAAGTGACATGGGTGCTACTGTAAACTCCTTGCGGGTGTGAAAAATGATCTCATGATCTTTTGTAGGACAGTCTCCTGATTTTGGAGGGTTTGGAGGCGGCGGGATTGAGCTCAGCCGTGTTAATCCTTGTGCTTGAGCGGCTAAATTCTCCAACCGCTCTGCTGCCGTGAGTTAGGATCTTTTGAAGGGCCAGCTCCGCAGGGTGCTAGCTTTGACAGCTCTTCTCATGTGACCCCAGACAATAGCAGGATGTGGCTTCTGGGCCTTTCTCAGTTTCCCCACCCTTCCTTTTTTGGTGCCTTGGCCTGCCAGGaaatccaaaggcagcactgcgTTTGCGGCATCTATTCCCTCTCACCGGAGAGGGTCCATGTGGAGCCAGCATCTTCACTGGTGTCCTCAAGCACCCCAGCTTCATCCCTTCCACTTTTAACAAGCTCCCACCTCAAATTCCCCAGTGACAGAGAATGTAGTGGCAGCATTCAGCTGGGGTCTACATGGAGCAACTGGTGTGAGTGCCTTATCACAGCTGGTCCCAGCAAGGGGCTACCACTTCTTCAGCAGCCCATGCTTTTAGTCCAGGAGGTTGTGGCTTCAATTCCCCAGGAGGGGCAGCCAGGCTGGTGGCTGTTACCCCGGTGGACACCACCTCTCTGGACATCAGTATGCTCAGGACAGTGTCTGAATatgaaccccctccccacaccccgcTTGTTTTGGAACTCTTTAATTATTTGGATTTGGgtttaatttaattaataaaCGATGAGCTGTGTTGAACCCTTGCAAACCTTATCATTTCTTTATTAACCATGCCGCTGTCGGcgagggtggggaagaaagacaAAGCTAACAATCACAAAGTGCTGttgaggaagaagaggggaatgAAACTGCTCTTAATGCATGACTCAGGCAATACTGGAAAAGCCCTGTTTGGCCAGTATAACTATGCTCGCCCCCAGAGCAATGCCAGAGGCCTGGAGCTTGTTGAGGGTCATGGAAGCCCCATGTGAGGCAGGAAGAGAGCAGCCCTCAGTGAGCAGAGGTGCATGGAGTCAAAGCACGCCCGATAAGgccagctgccagaagccaggggggctcAGTGGGTCCCCAGGACCCAGCCGCGGACCCCCGCTGACTTGAGAAACGGCCCGAGGACCCACGGAGTTGGAAGCTGCGGAGACCCCCTGTTCCTGCTGCCCATTGTTCAAATACGCAAAGGATGAGAAGGGAAAGTGAGGCACAAGGTGGCAACAGAACTTGCCTGAGGTCAccctgcagagcccaggagtcctgggtGCCCTCGTAGCTTCGGTGCCTACGGCATCCCCCAGCTGACCTGCATTGCACACAGCGCAAGTGGCTCAGACCTGGGAAGCTGGGAAGGGCTCAAGCACTGCAAGGCTGGAAGGTGAAGGTCAGGAATGACCCTCTCTAGCCGGGGGTCTGCTGGGGGCATCTCAGGCCGTGACCTTCCAAGGGCAGAGAGGGGTCAGCTGAAGAGGTCACCAAGCGGCTGagcctggcaggggagagggggagccggtgacaccctccctccaccccctgccaggaCTCCAGGGACTGAGCTAACAATCACAAAGCCCCCGCGTTGTTGTTCGAGAAATCGTCGCCGCTGGAGCTCCCAGCCCCGAGTCCCCTCCGAACAAAGGGCTTCTGTCCACGGGGCTTTCGCAAGCGCACAATGGGGCTTTGTCCCAGCAGAAGGGATGGCGATCCCTGCCAACACGGTGGCCACGCCAGCTGGCCCCGCGGTCATTCCTCGGCGCTAGAGGCGCCCAGCCCAGGCTGACCCGGCAGAGCCTGAGAGAGCAGGTCCCGGGAGACCTGACCGAGCCATCCCAGGGCCTGATGGATGGACGCTGCCGCCCTGGGGAGCTCAAGCCATGCCACCACGGTGCCAATGCTGGGCATGGGCATCCTTGGTGtgacagcaccccctgctgggaGAGGCTGGGACTAGAGGAGCCTGGATCtgcctccccagctggcactcctgccctgctgcccgcaGTGGCccctgctggggtaggggtagctgggatctgccccacaatccagccttcctgcccccatccccacagcaccccctgctgggaAAAACTGTCTCTGGCACCCGCTGTGATAAATTCcccccctacctcccccccccGTAATTCGTCCTGGCTCcactgggaggaaggagaggcTTATTATGGCTGTTTCCCAAACAAGGAAACTTTGGCCCAGGCAGACCGAGGCCACACAGAGAGTCAGGGGCCGAACCGGCCCCGGGCTTAACCACCAAAGCCCCACAAACAAACCAGAGGCCTCTGAAGCCAGTCACTGCTCAGACTGTCTCTGCCACGGCCCCATCCTGCCTGCAGCCGGCGGGAGGATGCCAGCGATTTGGCCTGGGAACCCTCGGAAAGTTGCTGCTGTGTTATAATgtcctgcaaaaaaaaacaacctataataaaatcttttcttttcttggatGAACCTCCCCCCAAAACAAGTCATAGGGATCTGGGGTTAGGGATGCGCAGCAGAAAGCAGGGACGTTTAGGAGTAAGGCCCCTGCCTAGGAAGAGGAGGTAGGGCAGCCTCAGAGAGGGGGCACAGGCTGGGCACTCAAGGAACCTGGGgtctggtcccagccctgccacttggGGGAAGTCACTTTGCTGTCCCCTACCTCAGTGTGCCCATGTGTAATTGGTGGTATCTGCCCTAGCTGATACAAGGGTTTTCCTCCATTAGGGGTTGAAATGTCACAAGATTGCCTCTGACCAGGATTATGGTTTTAATATCCCcaggggactcccccccccccccccccccccccccccagctcttctACCTGAGGGGTGGGAGTGAAATGGAGGCAACCACCAGCCAGCAGTGCTTGTCCATGTGTATGGGGTCTCGTGCAGGCTTGCATAATCATTTctgtacacatgcaggcacacgtgTCTGCCCAGTGTGTGcgcacctgtgtgcatgtgtgcatgctgcGATGTGCAGGTTCAGAGTCTGCATGCACTATTCCTCTAGGAATGGACTTGGGGGTCCTGGAGCCACGCGCTGTCGGAAGCCTGCCATTAGGCTTCTGAGTGCATGTGAAGGGTAATCCGCCCCTAGACCTCCCTGCCTCTTTGCTCTCTCTACTCCAGACCAGAAGGGAATACACCTGGGGATTTTCCCAGCAGGGTCAATGCAGAGCTCCAAGTCCTGAGACCCCCAGAGCAGAATGATTCTTGGGGGTGGGTCAAGCAATCTGTCTCTGAACAGGACTCCCCAGCACAGGGTATCTCCGCTGGTGACCATCAAGGGGTGatggacacacacagacacagacacagccgACTCGGTCTCTCCAGCTGTCCGCAGGGTAACGGCTTCTGCGGACCACACACCGTCAGGCGCACAGTAGCTGCTGCACAAGCAACAGCTGGGAGCACATCTGGTCTCCCTCTGGCTTACGCAAATCCAGCCCTGTTCCTACCCCACAACCgcccgcccctgccctccccatccctgcacagCATGAGCTCCATTCACAGctgcttcctctccctgctcaAGGCCCAGGACCGCTTGTCTTCCAGCAAACTGTCTCACCCAGCTGCTTGCactggtgcatgtgtgtgtgtgtatcggTGCAGGCTTGGACATACAATAGGTTTACACCCATGTAATCCACCTTCAGTTATATAAAATAGGAGTAGACTCATGGCAGACACTTGCTTGAATCCATGTGGAATTACCCCAGGGGAAAATCAGAAGCAAAACCTCCCATAGTTCTTACCCCAGCCTTGGCCCCATTTCTCCATGTCCATCCCTGGGAAACTGCCCCAGCATACATGTGTTTTTTATCTGCCCCTTAGTGGTGAGGTTCAGTAACAGAGGCCTAATGTGTGCAGCTACCCCTGGATAGCCATTCACCTGTCTGCATGGTACCCTGGGGTAATTATATTGGTGTTGATTTTACCTGGGCAAATGGGTGGTGTATCCAAGCCACGcgcgtgtgtgcgcatgtgtcaCACACATGCACGTACCACCCTGCATTAAAGCTTCACCTTCTTGAGGATTTGACTCTTGCCTGACGGTAGgatgccactggcagggccaaagGATGATGCATCATTGCATGCCAAGCCAGGCTCACTGGCCTGCAGGCTCATTCCCAGTTCTTCCAGGCCTGGTGTGATCCAGTAGCAGGGGTAGGCCCCTCCTCTTTAATAGATCAGTAACTCAAAGCCTTGAGCTTGGTTCTCTGGACTTGTGCAAGGTTTGAGTGCAatgttgtgtgcatgtgttgtgtgtgtacaca
This sequence is a window from Alligator mississippiensis isolate rAllMis1 chromosome 15, rAllMis1, whole genome shotgun sequence. Protein-coding genes within it:
- the SP7 gene encoding transcription factor Sp7 isoform X1; amino-acid sequence: MHSGALENPDLAAIGFSQARWKLSPKELIKEEARYGSSPLAMLTATCNKFGGSSPIRDSATPGKAGGNPGKKLYQLGAEISVPKVRGSEAMGDSYTAAFPSGNGLMSPSTSPQASTTYGNDYSPFSHSFPTSSSSQDPSSLLVSKGHPSADCLPSVYTSLDMTHPYGSWYKTGIHPGISGSSSNATASWWDMHSNTNWLSTQPQSDGLQGSLQSMPTQSSLSPQLPSYSSDFTPLNPAPYPAVGITSSSHLLPSSQHMLSQEMYKPKPVANNSLMESGIGLKAPRGGSFGGTTGRSTCDCPNCQELERLGASAASLRKKPIHSCHIPGCGKVYGKASHLKAHLRWHTGERPFVCNWLFCGKRFTRSDELERHVRTHTREKKFTCLLCNKRFTRSDHLSKHQKTHTEMGAAKPPEGEAEREEAATGGSPGATMQEGLASDDKDTTSPEQSSLLEI
- the SP7 gene encoding transcription factor Sp7 isoform X2, producing the protein MASPALEEEARYGSSPLAMLTATCNKFGGSSPIRDSATPGKAGGNPGKKLYQLGAEISVPKVRGSEAMGDSYTAAFPSGNGLMSPSTSPQASTTYGNDYSPFSHSFPTSSSSQDPSSLLVSKGHPSADCLPSVYTSLDMTHPYGSWYKTGIHPGISGSSSNATASWWDMHSNTNWLSTQPQSDGLQGSLQSMPTQSSLSPQLPSYSSDFTPLNPAPYPAVGITSSSHLLPSSQHMLSQEMYKPKPVANNSLMESGIGLKAPRGGSFGGTTGRSTCDCPNCQELERLGASAASLRKKPIHSCHIPGCGKVYGKASHLKAHLRWHTGERPFVCNWLFCGKRFTRSDELERHVRTHTREKKFTCLLCNKRFTRSDHLSKHQKTHTEMGAAKPPEGEAEREEAATGGSPGATMQEGLASDDKDTTSPEQSSLLEI